One window from the genome of Trabulsiella odontotermitis encodes:
- a CDS encoding helix-turn-helix transcriptional regulator produces MPVEIKRPGNTDSTRLKAAFARLFARTQSLDFDAVIHHASPVLRSLEGELITPSLLEMRNAPADMHQLWCERGCYQADPVQRYALQSCVPLHLPNGEFVTLTGMLTRHYLHPDINDTLARMMFLAHHFQETAFPLFDASMRTCCHIRLSNRERECLAWSAEGLTAKQIARKLHRSVATVTLHLNTAAKKLGATNRVQAVVRAIHYRLLDS; encoded by the coding sequence ATGCCAGTTGAGATCAAGCGCCCTGGAAATACGGATTCGACCAGGCTTAAAGCAGCGTTCGCCAGGCTGTTTGCCCGGACGCAATCATTGGATTTTGATGCCGTGATTCACCACGCTTCGCCGGTTCTACGTTCGCTTGAGGGAGAACTGATTACCCCTTCGTTACTGGAAATGCGTAATGCACCGGCCGATATGCATCAATTATGGTGCGAACGTGGCTGTTATCAGGCCGATCCGGTGCAGCGTTACGCCTTGCAAAGTTGCGTGCCGTTGCATCTTCCAAATGGCGAATTTGTTACCCTGACAGGCATGTTAACCCGTCATTATCTGCACCCTGATATCAACGATACACTCGCCCGGATGATGTTTCTTGCACATCACTTTCAGGAGACAGCTTTTCCGCTGTTTGACGCCTCAATGCGTACCTGTTGCCACATCCGGCTGAGTAACCGCGAGCGCGAGTGTCTGGCGTGGTCCGCCGAAGGGCTGACGGCAAAACAGATTGCCCGTAAACTGCATCGCTCGGTCGCCACGGTCACGCTGCATCTGAACACCGCGGCGAAAAAACTCGGCGCGACGAATCGCGTACAGGCTGTCGTCCGCGCTATACACTACCGCCTGCTCGATAGTTAA
- a CDS encoding helix-turn-helix transcriptional regulator, protein MRVVLRRERRRRNVTPVGGSRLPLPHYALVDRLDLLANPATNQVASLGDRLLLVTQDNYLATGIRYCPPPLACSTIFPCLEDALDARQKWGSSRIIIDLNGSTTSVLDTLHQLHLINQQQPELAVDLLTEVDDREIVHFIEASCLCRIIDRRITLSGVQQALAFPRVVFNHPRTRFSRQEWQIIRLMAHGMTLRNIATQQNRPYHRIIYRLTRILALLKLPKRLQFIRLLQRLSGNAFPY, encoded by the coding sequence ATGCGCGTGGTGTTACGCAGGGAAAGACGTCGTCGCAATGTGACCCCGGTGGGCGGGTCCCGCTTACCATTACCGCATTATGCGTTGGTTGACCGGCTCGATCTGCTGGCGAACCCGGCCACCAACCAGGTAGCCTCCCTGGGCGACAGGTTGCTCCTGGTGACGCAGGACAACTACCTCGCGACCGGTATCCGCTACTGCCCGCCGCCACTGGCCTGCAGTACGATTTTTCCCTGTCTGGAAGACGCGCTCGACGCCCGGCAAAAGTGGGGTTCCTCACGCATTATTATCGATCTCAACGGCAGCACAACTTCAGTGCTCGACACCCTGCATCAACTGCATCTCATCAACCAACAGCAACCCGAGCTGGCGGTTGACCTGCTGACGGAAGTGGATGACCGCGAAATCGTGCATTTTATTGAGGCGAGCTGCCTGTGCCGGATTATCGACCGTCGCATCACATTGAGCGGTGTGCAACAGGCGCTGGCGTTTCCGCGCGTGGTGTTTAATCACCCCAGGACGCGTTTTAGCCGCCAGGAGTGGCAGATTATTCGCCTGATGGCACACGGCATGACGTTGCGAAATATCGCCACGCAGCAAAACCGCCCCTACCACCGCATTATTTATCGCCTCACGCGCATCCTGGCACTGTTGAAATTACCGAAACGGCTGCAATTTATCCGCCTGTTACAGCGATTAAGCGGAAACGCGTTCCCTTACTGA
- a CDS encoding flavin-containing monooxygenase — protein sequence MSAEKINTVIVGAGQAGIAMSEHLAQMGVPHVVLERSRIAERWRSERWDSLVANGPAWHDRFPSLKFDNISQQAFPPKERMAQYFEDYAKMLNAPVRTGVDVHQVTRLAGRSGFRVVTSAGDFEADNVVAATGPFQKPSFPRIVPESAGVHQMHSSVYKNPQQLPAGGVLVVGAGASGTQIAEELRKSGRDVYLSVGEHYRPPRAYRNRDYCWWLGALGLWDEVKIKPKKEHVAFAVSGYEGGKTVDFRRLAHIGITLVGITRSWDNGVLSFAEGLAENIDAGDKAYFDVLRDADAYIERNGLDLPPEPQAWELLPDPECLRNPLAHLDIAAAGITTIIWATGFKFDFSWLQVDAFDEKGLPFHKRGISAERGIYFLGLPNLVNRASSFIYGVWHDAKYIADHIALQNAYTDYDPYRI from the coding sequence ATGTCAGCAGAGAAAATTAATACCGTGATTGTCGGCGCCGGTCAGGCGGGTATTGCCATGAGTGAACATCTGGCGCAAATGGGGGTGCCCCACGTCGTGCTGGAGCGCAGCCGCATTGCTGAACGCTGGCGCTCAGAACGCTGGGATTCACTGGTGGCGAACGGCCCCGCCTGGCACGACCGTTTCCCGTCGCTGAAATTTGATAATATTTCCCAGCAAGCCTTTCCACCGAAAGAACGGATGGCTCAGTATTTCGAAGATTATGCGAAGATGCTGAATGCGCCAGTGCGTACCGGCGTTGACGTGCATCAGGTTACGCGTCTGGCAGGACGCAGCGGCTTCAGGGTAGTGACCTCTGCTGGTGATTTTGAGGCCGACAATGTGGTGGCCGCCACCGGCCCGTTCCAGAAACCGTCTTTTCCCCGGATCGTGCCCGAAAGCGCCGGGGTGCATCAGATGCACTCTTCCGTCTACAAAAATCCGCAGCAATTGCCCGCGGGCGGCGTGCTGGTGGTGGGCGCGGGAGCGTCTGGTACACAAATTGCTGAAGAACTACGTAAATCGGGCCGGGACGTGTATCTGTCGGTCGGCGAACATTATCGTCCGCCACGCGCTTACCGTAACCGTGATTACTGCTGGTGGCTCGGGGCGCTCGGACTGTGGGATGAAGTTAAAATAAAGCCGAAGAAAGAGCATGTGGCCTTTGCGGTGAGCGGTTACGAAGGCGGTAAAACCGTGGATTTCCGCCGTCTGGCGCATATAGGTATTACGCTGGTGGGTATCACCAGAAGCTGGGATAACGGTGTGCTGAGCTTTGCCGAGGGTCTGGCCGAGAATATCGATGCGGGTGACAAAGCCTATTTTGACGTGCTGCGCGATGCGGATGCCTACATTGAACGCAACGGTCTGGATCTGCCACCAGAGCCGCAGGCGTGGGAGCTACTGCCGGATCCCGAATGTCTGCGTAATCCGCTGGCGCATTTAGATATTGCAGCGGCGGGCATTACCACAATTATCTGGGCGACCGGCTTTAAGTTTGATTTTAGCTGGCTGCAGGTGGATGCCTTCGATGAAAAAGGCCTGCCGTTTCATAAACGTGGTATTTCAGCAGAACGCGGAATTTATTTTCTCGGCCTGCCGAATCTGGTCAACCGCGCATCATCCTTTATTTATGGTGTATGGCATGACGCAAAATACATTGCCGATCATATTGCTTTGCAGAACGCTTATACCGACTATGACCCCTACAGGATTTAA
- the fimH gene encoding type 1 fimbria D-mannose specific adhesin FimH — translation MKKYWLVALLLLPASHALATVCYNENGVATDIFYDLTDTFSSANNQPGQIVTLSDKSGWVGVNAVCPKGTSGNTTLRSYVSDLPVQSVESGFQYLKLNEYLNGAMQITDSFAGVFHPPQNYIQMGSHPNVSKNQPFPVKDSKLVFRLKVMRRFINMVVIPRQIMFRVYVTTTKGDPLTTAVYTISYSGIIEVPQNCAINAGNVVEFDFGDIGASLFSRAGAGNRPQGVSVQQKTVAIKCTNVEAQAYLSMRIEAEQAQGNTMISDNPDLGFIIADGSGNPLTPNNLTSKIPFRLNDSAQAQVPIRAWPVSVTGNKPSEGPFTARGYLRVDYD, via the coding sequence ATGAAAAAATACTGGCTGGTGGCACTACTGTTGCTGCCCGCCAGCCATGCGCTGGCGACGGTGTGCTACAACGAAAACGGGGTGGCAACGGACATCTTTTACGATCTGACCGACACGTTTAGCAGCGCGAACAATCAGCCCGGGCAAATCGTGACGCTGAGCGATAAATCCGGCTGGGTGGGGGTAAACGCGGTCTGCCCGAAAGGTACGTCGGGGAATACCACCCTGCGCAGTTACGTTTCTGATCTCCCGGTGCAGAGCGTGGAGAGCGGGTTTCAGTACCTCAAGTTGAACGAGTACCTTAACGGCGCGATGCAGATAACCGACAGCTTCGCCGGGGTGTTCCATCCGCCGCAGAATTACATCCAGATGGGATCTCACCCCAACGTCTCGAAAAATCAGCCTTTCCCGGTTAAGGATTCAAAGCTGGTGTTTCGCCTGAAAGTTATGCGGCGGTTTATCAACATGGTGGTGATCCCGCGGCAGATCATGTTTCGCGTGTACGTCACGACGACGAAGGGCGATCCGTTGACCACGGCGGTTTATACCATCAGCTACAGCGGTATCATTGAAGTGCCGCAGAACTGCGCCATCAACGCCGGTAATGTGGTGGAGTTCGACTTCGGCGATATCGGCGCGTCGCTGTTCAGCAGGGCCGGGGCAGGGAATCGACCGCAAGGCGTTTCTGTGCAGCAGAAAACGGTCGCCATCAAATGTACCAACGTTGAGGCGCAGGCATATCTGAGTATGCGTATTGAAGCCGAACAGGCGCAGGGCAACACGATGATCTCAGATAACCCGGATTTGGGATTTATCATTGCCGACGGTTCCGGCAACCCGCTGACGCCCAATAATCTCACCAGCAAAATTCCTTTCCGGCTGAATGACAGCGCTCAGGCGCAGGTGCCGATTCGCGCCTGGCCGGTGAGCGTAACGGGAAACAAACCCAGCGAAGGGCCATTTACGGCGAGGGGGTACCTGCGTGTCGACTATGATTAA
- the fimZ gene encoding fimbria biosynthesis transcriptional regulator FimZ translates to MKPHSVIIMDEQPIVRMSIEVLLHKNKDIEVVLKTDDNRELLDYLRHNPTDMVILDIELPGTDGFSLLKRIKEINHRTKVLFLSSKSESFYAGRAIRAGANGFVSKRKDQNDIYKAVEMLLAGYSFFPSSSLSMINHSRRGDLPELPLSNREVMVLRYLANGLTNKEIADQLLLSNKTISAHKSNIFSKLGVHTIVELIDYAKAHELL, encoded by the coding sequence ATGAAACCGCATTCCGTAATTATTATGGACGAACAGCCCATCGTCAGAATGTCAATTGAAGTCTTACTGCATAAAAATAAGGATATCGAGGTGGTTCTGAAAACCGATGATAATCGGGAATTACTCGATTATCTTCGCCATAATCCCACCGATATGGTTATTCTGGATATCGAATTACCCGGCACAGATGGTTTTTCTTTGCTCAAAAGAATCAAGGAGATAAATCACCGAACCAAGGTGTTGTTTTTATCTTCCAAGTCAGAATCTTTCTATGCCGGACGAGCGATACGAGCGGGCGCGAATGGATTTGTCAGCAAACGAAAGGATCAAAACGACATCTATAAAGCGGTGGAAATGTTGCTGGCGGGATATTCTTTTTTTCCGTCATCATCACTGTCGATGATCAACCACTCACGGCGTGGCGACCTGCCGGAACTGCCATTATCGAATCGTGAAGTGATGGTACTGCGTTATCTGGCAAACGGGTTGACAAATAAAGAGATCGCCGATCAATTATTATTGAGCAACAAAACGATCAGCGCTCATAAGTCAAATATTTTCAGCAAACTTGGTGTTCACACCATTGTTGAATTGATTGATTATGCGAAAGCCCACGAATTATTATAA
- a CDS encoding ABC transporter permease — MTRKPTFLPWFIIPATLTATGLFFAMFAVMQFSVRAYIPGSLDVGGFTLANFSGLLKSIYAGAFINTVMLSAKTAVFGLLMSYPLAYALVRTRTTWIKSTILIIAITPLFLGEVVRTYSWIIVLGNSGFLNSLLLALGIISTPIQFMFTQTGVVLALVHVTMPIMVLMLATALSHINPDYEKAATSLGAGPIRTLLTVTIPLSLPGIIASLTTAFAWTFSAFATPQLIGGGRVSTVATMVYQLGFSSMNFPFAAALSIAGLVLTILVLMALKRMTRFLHAMGDH, encoded by the coding sequence ATGACGAGAAAACCGACATTTTTACCGTGGTTCATTATTCCCGCCACGCTGACCGCAACAGGGCTTTTTTTCGCCATGTTCGCTGTGATGCAGTTCAGTGTGCGCGCTTATATTCCCGGTTCGCTCGACGTGGGCGGATTTACACTGGCGAACTTCAGCGGATTGCTTAAAAGCATCTATGCCGGTGCTTTTATTAACACCGTCATGCTGAGCGCCAAAACCGCGGTCTTCGGCCTGTTGATGAGTTATCCGCTGGCGTATGCCCTGGTGCGCACCCGCACGACGTGGATCAAATCCACGATTTTGATTATCGCGATTACGCCGCTGTTTCTCGGTGAAGTCGTGCGCACCTATTCATGGATTATCGTGCTGGGGAACAGCGGCTTCCTGAATAGTCTGTTGCTGGCGTTGGGCATCATCTCAACCCCCATTCAGTTTATGTTTACACAAACTGGCGTGGTGTTGGCGCTGGTGCATGTCACTATGCCGATCATGGTGTTGATGCTGGCGACCGCGTTGTCACACATCAACCCGGATTACGAGAAAGCCGCCACCAGCCTCGGCGCAGGCCCGATCCGCACCTTGCTGACCGTGACGATCCCACTGTCGCTCCCCGGTATTATCGCCAGTCTCACCACCGCTTTTGCCTGGACCTTCAGCGCTTTCGCCACCCCACAACTCATTGGCGGCGGACGCGTCAGTACCGTGGCGACCATGGTTTATCAACTGGGCTTTTCGTCGATGAACTTTCCGTTCGCCGCGGCCCTGAGCATTGCCGGTTTAGTCCTGACCATTCTGGTGCTGATGGCGCTGAAACGCATGACACGATTCCTGCACGCAATGGGAGATCATTAA
- the lhgO gene encoding L-2-hydroxyglutarate oxidase, with protein MYDFVIIGGGIIGMSTAMQLAGVYPDARIALLEKESAAAQHQTGRNSGVIHAGVYYTPGTLKAQFCLAGNRATKAFCEQNGIRVETCGKILVATSPLEMARMRALWDRTAENQLERYWLSAEALREREPNIRGLGGIFVPSSGIVSYREVTEAMAQRFRDSGGEIIYCAEVSALKEHATGVVVRTKQGQELEASTLITCAGLMADRLVSMLGLDPGFIICPFRGEYFRLAPQHNQIVNHLIYPIPDPAMPFLGVHLTRMIDGSVTVGPNAVLAFKREGYRKRDISLQDTLEILRSPGIRRVLNGNLRAGLHEMKNSLCKSGYLRQVQKYCPSLRAEDLQPWPAGVRAQAVSPDGKLIDDFLFVTTRRTIHTCNAPSPAATSAIPIGAHIVSKVQSLLDSQQTTSPGRKNHGTNRLDPFSPG; from the coding sequence ATGTATGATTTTGTGATTATCGGCGGCGGCATCATCGGGATGTCGACTGCCATGCAACTGGCGGGGGTCTATCCCGATGCCCGAATTGCGTTACTGGAAAAAGAGTCTGCCGCCGCGCAGCACCAGACCGGGCGCAACAGCGGGGTGATCCACGCCGGGGTGTATTACACGCCAGGTACTCTCAAAGCGCAGTTTTGCCTCGCCGGAAACCGGGCGACAAAAGCGTTTTGCGAGCAAAACGGCATCCGCGTCGAGACCTGCGGAAAAATACTGGTTGCCACCTCGCCGCTGGAAATGGCGCGTATGCGGGCGCTATGGGATCGCACCGCCGAAAACCAGCTGGAGCGCTACTGGCTGAGCGCAGAAGCACTGCGCGAGCGTGAGCCGAACATCCGTGGCCTGGGCGGCATTTTTGTTCCCTCCAGCGGGATCGTCAGTTATCGCGAGGTCACGGAAGCGATGGCGCAACGGTTTCGCGACAGCGGCGGCGAGATTATATATTGCGCAGAGGTCAGCGCGTTGAAAGAACATGCGACCGGCGTGGTGGTGAGAACGAAACAGGGGCAGGAGTTGGAAGCCTCGACGCTCATCACCTGCGCCGGACTAATGGCTGACAGGCTGGTCAGCATGCTCGGGCTCGATCCCGGCTTTATTATCTGCCCGTTCCGTGGGGAATATTTCCGCCTTGCTCCGCAGCACAATCAGATCGTCAACCATCTTATATACCCGATTCCCGACCCGGCGATGCCGTTCCTTGGCGTGCACCTGACGCGCATGATTGACGGCAGCGTGACGGTCGGCCCCAACGCGGTGCTGGCCTTTAAACGCGAAGGTTATCGCAAGCGCGATATTTCGCTGCAGGACACGCTGGAAATTCTGCGTTCGCCGGGGATCCGCCGCGTGCTGAACGGCAACCTGCGCGCCGGGTTACACGAAATGAAAAATTCGCTGTGTAAAAGCGGCTATCTGCGGCAGGTGCAAAAGTATTGCCCCAGCCTGCGTGCCGAAGATTTACAGCCCTGGCCTGCGGGCGTCAGGGCGCAGGCGGTGTCACCGGACGGGAAACTCATCGACGATTTTCTGTTCGTCACCACGCGACGCACGATTCATACCTGTAACGCCCCGTCTCCGGCCGCAACGTCGGCGATACCTATTGGCGCGCACATTGTCAGTAAAGTGCAGAGCCTGCTCGACAGCCAGCAAACCACATCGCCCGGGAGAAAAAACCATGGGACAAACCGCCTCGATCCCTTCAGTCCCGGTTGA
- the sfmF gene encoding fimbria assembly protein has product MINGRVFAGLMLLTTLTVQAQTPLGEINIELRGNVVDFTCVAEVGDSNKTVQLGRWPTKQLQQAGNTTQEVPFTLKLTGCPPGAASITFSGTPDTQDSTLLGLNGNSQASRVAVEIRDKDRTRLPLEQASQDVVVDALGNATLQFFANYIAMANDPQPGVADADATFMINYN; this is encoded by the coding sequence ATGATTAACGGGCGCGTATTTGCTGGCCTGATGCTACTCACCACCCTGACCGTACAGGCGCAAACGCCGCTTGGTGAAATCAACATTGAGCTGCGGGGCAATGTCGTGGATTTCACCTGCGTCGCTGAGGTGGGGGACAGCAACAAAACCGTGCAACTGGGGCGCTGGCCGACGAAACAACTGCAGCAGGCGGGGAATACCACTCAGGAAGTGCCATTTACCCTGAAGCTGACTGGCTGCCCGCCGGGCGCCGCATCCATCACCTTTTCCGGCACGCCTGACACGCAGGACAGCACCCTGCTGGGGCTGAACGGCAACAGCCAGGCCAGCAGGGTGGCGGTGGAAATCCGTGATAAAGACCGGACCCGCCTGCCGCTGGAACAGGCCAGCCAGGACGTAGTCGTCGATGCGCTGGGTAATGCGACGTTGCAGTTTTTCGCGAATTACATCGCGATGGCGAACGATCCTCAGCCCGGCGTCGCGGACGCGGATGCCACATTTATGATTAATTATAATTGA
- a CDS encoding ABC transporter permease: MTRSMNDKLTTLAGRLLVAAILIFVMLPTIVVFISSFSSTAVLFFPPKGWSLRWFERAVNYDDFRHGFYSGLIVTAWASSLAVIIGTTLAIAIERYSFPYKQVLEGVLMSPLFIPHFTIGLGLLMLVSQLNLGRGYPLVIFCHIVLVLPFVLRSVYVSLKNLEQRIELAAASLGASPLRVVWTITVPLILPGLFGGWLFAAILSFNEFTASLFITTQTTQTLPVAMYNYVREFADPTLAALSVIYIAVTAAMLIIANKFLGLGKILNVEARH, encoded by the coding sequence ATGACCCGTTCGATGAACGATAAACTGACAACGCTGGCAGGCCGCCTGCTGGTTGCCGCGATTCTGATCTTTGTCATGCTGCCGACCATCGTGGTGTTTATCTCCTCGTTCAGCAGCACCGCCGTGTTGTTCTTCCCGCCGAAAGGCTGGTCGCTGCGCTGGTTCGAGCGTGCGGTGAATTACGATGATTTCCGTCACGGCTTTTACTCCGGGCTGATTGTTACCGCATGGGCATCGTCGCTGGCAGTGATCATCGGGACGACGCTGGCGATTGCCATTGAGCGCTATTCCTTCCCGTACAAGCAGGTGCTGGAAGGGGTTCTGATGTCGCCGCTGTTCATCCCGCACTTCACGATTGGCCTGGGCCTGTTGATGCTGGTATCGCAACTCAATCTGGGGCGCGGTTATCCGCTGGTGATTTTCTGCCACATCGTTCTGGTACTGCCGTTTGTGCTGCGCAGTGTTTACGTGTCGCTAAAAAACCTCGAACAGCGCATTGAGCTGGCGGCGGCAAGTCTCGGCGCTTCGCCACTGCGCGTGGTGTGGACCATCACCGTGCCGCTGATTTTGCCAGGCCTCTTTGGCGGCTGGCTGTTTGCGGCGATCCTCTCCTTTAATGAATTTACCGCGTCGCTGTTTATTACGACGCAGACAACACAGACCTTACCGGTAGCGATGTACAACTATGTCCGTGAATTTGCGGACCCGACACTGGCAGCCCTGTCAGTCATTTATATTGCTGTCACCGCCGCGATGTTAATTATCGCCAATAAGTTTTTAGGTCTGGGGAAAATATTAAACGTTGAAGCCAGACATTAA
- the csiR gene encoding DNA-binding transcriptional regulator CsiR translates to MGQTASIPSVPVDGYRRLKNDIIRGVWQPEEKLRMSLLTARYALGVGPLREALSQLVAERLVTVVNQKGYRVAPMSETELLDIFDARANMEAMLVGLAIARGGDAWEAEILARAHMLNKLSASNASEGMLEAWDQRHQAFHTAIVDGCGSQYLLQMRERLFDLAARYRFIWLRETVLSVEMLEDKHDQHQELVDAILARDASLACERMRQHLLTPIPIIQQAMALKRQQSAV, encoded by the coding sequence ATGGGACAAACCGCCTCGATCCCTTCAGTCCCGGTTGACGGTTACCGGCGGCTCAAGAACGATATTATTCGCGGTGTCTGGCAGCCGGAGGAGAAACTGCGGATGAGCCTGCTGACCGCACGTTACGCACTCGGCGTCGGGCCGCTGCGGGAGGCGCTGTCGCAACTGGTGGCCGAACGGCTGGTTACCGTGGTGAATCAGAAAGGCTACCGTGTCGCGCCAATGTCCGAGACGGAACTGCTTGATATCTTCGATGCGCGCGCCAACATGGAGGCAATGCTGGTGGGGCTGGCGATTGCGCGGGGCGGAGACGCGTGGGAAGCGGAAATTCTCGCCCGGGCGCACATGCTGAACAAACTCTCCGCCAGCAACGCCAGTGAAGGGATGCTGGAAGCGTGGGACCAACGGCATCAGGCGTTCCACACGGCTATTGTGGATGGCTGCGGTTCGCAGTATCTGTTGCAGATGCGTGAGAGGTTGTTTGACCTTGCGGCACGCTACCGGTTTATCTGGCTACGTGAAACGGTATTGTCGGTCGAAATGCTGGAAGACAAGCACGACCAGCATCAGGAACTGGTCGACGCGATACTGGCGCGGGACGCCAGCCTCGCCTGCGAACGGATGCGCCAGCACCTGCTGACGCCCATCCCCATCATCCAACAGGCGATGGCGCTGAAGCGTCAGCAGAGCGCGGTGTGA
- the glaH gene encoding glutarate dioxygenase GlaH, whose product MNALTALKQSPSDLSRSSIGFTVTPSRQSPRLLELTFTTEVTQQFLQEVAQWPVQALEYKSFLRFRVAQILDDLCGNQLRPLLFKALLSRSEGALLVAAPGLDNVAQADEMVKLATAVAHLVGRSNFDAMSGQYYARFVVQNVDNSDSYLRQPHRVMELHNDGTYVEEPTDYVLMMKIDEQNMQGGNSLLLHLDDWEHLERFFTHPLARRPMRWAAPPSKNVSKDIWHPVFDVDTQGRPVMRYIDQFVQPKDLQEGTWLSALSDALETSKQILSVPVPVGQFLLINNLFWLHGRDRFTPHPDLRRELMRQRGYFCDPVMP is encoded by the coding sequence ATGAATGCACTGACTGCCCTGAAACAGAGCCCGTCCGACCTGTCACGCTCCAGTATCGGTTTTACCGTAACCCCTTCACGCCAGTCACCTCGTCTGCTTGAACTCACTTTTACCACAGAGGTGACACAGCAATTTTTGCAGGAGGTGGCACAGTGGCCGGTGCAGGCGCTGGAATACAAATCTTTCCTGCGTTTCCGGGTGGCGCAAATCCTTGATGATCTGTGTGGCAACCAGTTGCGTCCTCTGCTGTTTAAGGCATTGCTGTCGCGCAGCGAAGGGGCATTACTGGTAGCGGCACCGGGGCTGGACAATGTGGCGCAGGCTGATGAGATGGTCAAACTGGCGACTGCCGTGGCGCATCTGGTTGGTCGCTCCAATTTTGATGCGATGAGTGGGCAGTATTATGCCCGCTTCGTGGTGCAAAATGTCGATAATTCTGACAGTTATCTGCGGCAGCCGCATCGTGTGATGGAACTGCATAATGACGGAACCTATGTCGAAGAACCGACCGATTATGTGCTGATGATGAAAATCGACGAGCAGAACATGCAGGGCGGCAATTCGCTATTGCTGCACCTCGACGACTGGGAACATCTGGAGCGCTTCTTCACCCATCCGCTGGCGCGCCGCCCGATGCGCTGGGCCGCACCGCCAAGCAAGAATGTCAGCAAGGATATCTGGCACCCGGTGTTTGACGTTGACACGCAAGGGCGACCGGTGATGCGTTACATCGACCAGTTTGTGCAACCCAAAGATCTGCAGGAGGGGACCTGGCTGAGTGCGCTCTCGGATGCGCTGGAGACCAGTAAGCAAATCCTCTCCGTGCCGGTGCCGGTCGGCCAGTTCCTGCTCATTAACAATCTCTTCTGGTTGCACGGACGCGATCGTTTTACGCCACACCCGGATCTGCGCCGCGAACTGATGCGCCAACGCGGTTATTTCTGCGATCCCGTAATGCCGTAA